Proteins from a single region of Companilactobacillus farciminis KCTC 3681 = DSM 20184:
- a CDS encoding GNAT family N-acetyltransferase, with protein MMDLTKLSTSYQVRRLNPQDANHVLKLVLSNDSYYNFCPPRPNRHTILEDIKVVPANKTMDDKYYVGFYDQDKLIAVLDLISGYPDEKAAWIGFFMVDAAVQGKGIGSKIFVGIESELKDLGLSRVELAFAKGNTKSEKFLLKNGYQKTGQELNVPGYTVVVVEKML; from the coding sequence ATGATGGATTTGACAAAGTTATCCACAAGTTATCAAGTAAGAAGACTCAACCCCCAAGATGCTAATCACGTCTTGAAGTTAGTTTTGAGCAATGATAGTTATTACAATTTTTGTCCACCACGTCCTAATCGCCATACGATTTTAGAGGATATTAAAGTTGTTCCTGCTAATAAGACGATGGATGATAAGTATTATGTCGGTTTTTATGATCAAGATAAATTAATAGCCGTTTTAGATTTGATCAGTGGTTATCCCGATGAGAAGGCTGCTTGGATCGGTTTCTTTATGGTTGATGCTGCTGTTCAAGGCAAGGGAATTGGCTCTAAAATTTTTGTAGGGATTGAAAGCGAGCTAAAGGACTTAGGATTATCTAGGGTTGAATTAGCTTTTGCCAAAGGAAATACCAAGAGTGAGAAATTTCTTTTGAAGAATGGTTATCAAAAGACTGGTCAAGAACTCAATGTACCTGGCTATACGGTAGTGGTTGTGGAAAAAATGTTATAG
- the rpsI gene encoding 30S ribosomal protein S9, translated as MAQVSYAGTGRRKDSVARVRLVPGNGKITINKRDVKDYIPFDNLIADMKQPLDVTETADSYDVIANVNGGGFSGQAGAIRHGIARALLDVDPDFRPSLKSAGFLTRDPRMKERKKPGLKKARKASQFSKR; from the coding sequence TTGGCACAAGTATCATACGCCGGAACAGGTCGTCGCAAGGACTCAGTTGCTCGTGTACGCCTAGTACCCGGAAACGGAAAGATTACTATCAACAAACGTGATGTCAAAGATTACATTCCTTTTGACAATTTGATTGCTGATATGAAACAACCTCTAGATGTTACTGAAACAGCAGACAGCTATGACGTTATTGCTAACGTTAACGGTGGAGGCTTCTCAGGACAAGCTGGAGCAATTAGACATGGTATCGCAAGAGCCCTACTTGATGTTGATCCTGATTTCAGACCATCACTTAAGTCAGCCGGCTTCTTAACACGTGACCCTCGTATGAAGGAACGTAAGAAACCAGGTCTTAAGAAAGCCCGTAAGGCTTCACAATTCTCAAAACGTTAA
- the rplM gene encoding 50S ribosomal protein L13, which produces MRTTPLAKASEVERKWYVIDGEDVVLGRLSSVVASILRGKNKPTYTPNVDTGDNVIVINADKVRLTGKKAKNKIYYSHSDHPGGLKSISAGEKRATKPERFVEDSIRGMLPKNTLGRQEIKKLHVYAGSEHGHQAQNPEMLDINKLI; this is translated from the coding sequence GTGCGTACAACACCATTAGCAAAAGCAAGTGAAGTTGAACGTAAATGGTATGTAATCGACGGTGAAGATGTTGTCTTAGGTAGACTTTCATCTGTTGTTGCTTCTATTCTTAGAGGTAAGAACAAACCAACTTACACACCTAACGTTGATACAGGTGATAATGTTATTGTCATCAATGCAGATAAAGTTAGATTAACAGGTAAGAAAGCTAAGAATAAGATTTATTATTCTCACTCAGATCACCCAGGTGGGTTGAAGAGTATTAGTGCCGGTGAAAAGAGAGCTACAAAGCCAGAACGCTTTGTTGAAGACTCAATTCGCGGTATGTTGCCTAAGAACACTCTTGGTCGTCAAGAAATTAAGAAGTTGCATGTTTATGCAGGTTCAGAACATGGCCATCAAGCACAAAATCCAGAAATGTTGGATATCAACAAACTAATTTAA
- the truA gene encoding tRNA pseudouridine(38-40) synthase TruA, translated as MTRYKLTIAYDGTKFHGFQRQNDLRTVQGVLEKALTKMTKGQHVDVVGSGRTDAGVHAFGQVIHFDYPGQMPAQNMLKAINSLMPLDVLVKDSAIVDENFHARFGVKRKTYQYRVDCGYYTDPFKRFYTGHYPYKISVDKIQTALKDLEGEHDFTSFAASGGVIENKVRTIYSATCVYNKNNDELVFEFTGNGFLYNMVRILVATLLEIGNGRRDVHDFLRLFEVKDRQEARGTAPASGLYLKEVFYD; from the coding sequence ATGACGAGATATAAATTGACGATAGCCTACGATGGAACTAAATTTCATGGCTTTCAACGTCAAAATGATTTACGGACAGTTCAAGGAGTTTTAGAAAAGGCTCTGACTAAAATGACTAAGGGACAACACGTTGATGTCGTGGGTTCTGGCAGAACAGATGCTGGAGTCCACGCTTTTGGTCAGGTGATCCATTTCGACTATCCGGGACAAATGCCAGCGCAGAACATGCTAAAAGCTATCAATTCTTTGATGCCATTGGATGTCTTGGTTAAAGATTCAGCAATAGTCGATGAAAATTTCCACGCTCGTTTTGGAGTTAAGAGAAAGACTTATCAATATCGCGTTGACTGTGGATATTATACGGATCCTTTCAAACGGTTTTACACAGGCCACTATCCTTATAAGATTTCTGTGGATAAAATTCAGACTGCACTCAAGGATTTAGAAGGTGAGCATGACTTTACAAGTTTCGCCGCTTCAGGTGGTGTGATCGAAAATAAAGTTAGGACTATCTATTCAGCGACATGCGTGTATAATAAGAACAATGACGAATTAGTTTTCGAATTTACAGGCAATGGCTTCCTATATAATATGGTTAGAATCTTAGTTGCTACTCTGTTAGAGATTGGTAATGGGCGCAGGGATGTACACGATTTCTTGAGGTTGTTTGAAGTGAAAGACCGCCAAGAAGCACGAGGAACGGCACCTGCTAGTGGGCTATATTTAAAAGAAGTTTTTTATGATTAA
- a CDS encoding energy-coupling factor transporter transmembrane component T family protein, with protein MDKIILGRYLPGDSLLYHLDPRGKFLLTFYFVGIVFLANNVASYAFLLAFVIFAVYLSKINFGFFIKGLKPVFWLILFTVALQLLFTPSSHPIWHWGIFTFSKEGLVIAGYIFMRFVLIIFISTLLTLTTTPIEISDSIESILKPLKKVNFPVTQVALMLSIALRFVPLLVDETTKIMDAQRARGVDFGEGGLIKRIKSFVPILIPLFVSSFSIAYDLAIAMESRGYKDGEGRSKYRVLKWEKRDTLTILFMLGLTIILLLLRSY; from the coding sequence ATGGATAAGATAATTTTGGGAAGATATTTACCTGGGGATTCGCTGTTGTATCACCTAGATCCTCGAGGTAAATTCTTATTAACGTTTTATTTTGTGGGGATAGTCTTTTTAGCTAATAACGTTGCATCCTATGCCTTTTTGTTAGCATTTGTGATTTTTGCGGTCTATTTGTCGAAAATCAATTTTGGCTTTTTTATCAAAGGATTAAAGCCGGTCTTTTGGTTGATCTTGTTTACAGTCGCGTTGCAGTTGCTGTTCACGCCTAGTAGTCATCCGATTTGGCACTGGGGAATCTTTACTTTCTCTAAAGAAGGATTAGTGATTGCTGGGTACATTTTTATGCGGTTCGTGTTGATCATCTTTATTTCAACTTTATTGACGTTGACGACTACGCCTATCGAAATTTCCGATTCAATCGAGAGCATTCTCAAGCCATTGAAAAAAGTTAATTTTCCAGTGACCCAAGTAGCTTTAATGTTGTCGATTGCATTAAGATTCGTGCCGTTATTAGTTGATGAAACTACCAAGATCATGGATGCTCAGCGTGCTCGTGGGGTCGATTTTGGCGAGGGTGGTTTGATCAAACGTATCAAGTCATTCGTACCGATTTTGATTCCATTGTTCGTCAGCAGTTTTTCAATTGCTTACGATTTAGCGATTGCCATGGAATCTCGTGGTTATAAGGATGGAGAAGGTCGAAGCAAGTATCGAGTTTTGAAGTGGGAAAAGCGCGATACTTTGACGATTTTGTTCATGTTAGGTTTGACGATTATTTTATTATTATTACGGAGTTATTAA
- a CDS encoding energy-coupling factor transporter ATPase: MEITFEHVTHSYNVGSPTASLGLDDVSMTIKDKKFTAIVGQTGSGKSTLVRHINALLKPTSGTILAGDRKITSETNNKNLKSLRKNIGMVFQFPESQLFEDTVQKDIMFGPMNFGASEEVAKEAAQKMIKLVGLDESYLQKSPFDLSGGQMRRVAIAGVLASDPETIILDEPTAGLDPVGRAEIMGLFKDLQLKGKTIILITHNMDDVANFADEMAVIHSGKLIATGLPEDVFNRQDLLKEDLLSLPKSAEFAKELSSQGFHFDKLPITIEALGTKIKQQLGD, from the coding sequence ATGGAAATTACATTCGAACATGTAACCCATTCTTATAATGTGGGTAGTCCGACAGCAAGTCTTGGCTTAGATGATGTCTCCATGACGATTAAGGATAAGAAATTTACAGCTATTGTTGGGCAAACTGGTAGTGGTAAATCGACTTTAGTTCGTCATATTAATGCTTTGCTCAAACCAACTTCAGGAACAATTTTGGCTGGAGACCGCAAGATAACTTCAGAGACTAACAATAAGAATCTGAAGTCATTGCGTAAAAATATTGGTATGGTTTTTCAATTTCCCGAGAGTCAGTTATTTGAGGATACGGTTCAAAAGGATATTATGTTCGGACCGATGAATTTTGGAGCCAGTGAAGAAGTTGCTAAAGAGGCAGCTCAAAAGATGATCAAGCTAGTTGGTTTGGATGAATCGTATTTGCAGAAATCACCATTTGACTTATCTGGTGGTCAGATGCGTCGTGTGGCGATTGCAGGTGTTTTAGCTAGTGATCCGGAAACTATCATTTTAGATGAACCAACGGCTGGATTGGACCCTGTAGGTCGTGCTGAAATTATGGGTTTGTTCAAGGATTTGCAATTAAAAGGCAAAACAATTATCTTGATTACCCACAATATGGACGATGTGGCGAACTTTGCTGATGAGATGGCAGTTATCCACAGTGGAAAACTTATTGCGACTGGTTTGCCAGAAGACGTGTTCAATCGTCAAGATTTATTAAAAGAGGATCTGTTGTCACTGCCTAAGAGTGCTGAATTTGCTAAAGAATTGAGCAGTCAAGGCTTTCATTTCGATAAATTGCCAATTACGATCGAAGCCTTAGGAACAAAAATTAAACAACAGTTAGGTGATTAA
- a CDS encoding energy-coupling factor ABC transporter ATP-binding protein — protein MEKIISIKNLTYTYPDSKVPAINDLSLDIYKNEWLSIVGKNGSGKSTLTKLIDGLIEADSGTIAVDGEIINEENIWDARTKIGIIFQNPDHQFVGATVEDDVAFGLENQGMPREQMVKEIDRALELVKMSNFKTRDPQSLSGGQKQRVAIAGVLATKPQIVIMDESTSMLDPDGRKTVLELVQKLRQEQDLTIISITHDIEETELSQRIVVINDGKIVQEGTPASIYDIGPDLTKFGLEEPFSSQLVQTLRDSVKLPEGYLSEEELKEQLWKLHSNM, from the coding sequence GTGGAGAAAATCATATCAATAAAGAATTTAACTTATACTTATCCCGATTCAAAAGTACCAGCCATCAATGATTTATCGTTGGATATTTACAAGAACGAGTGGCTCTCGATTGTGGGAAAAAACGGGAGTGGTAAATCGACTTTGACTAAATTGATTGACGGATTGATTGAAGCTGATTCGGGCACGATTGCTGTCGATGGGGAAATTATCAACGAAGAGAATATTTGGGACGCCAGAACTAAAATTGGAATCATTTTCCAAAATCCTGATCATCAATTCGTTGGAGCAACCGTAGAAGATGATGTAGCCTTTGGACTCGAGAACCAAGGTATGCCACGAGAGCAAATGGTTAAAGAAATTGATCGAGCCTTAGAATTAGTTAAAATGTCTAATTTTAAAACACGTGATCCACAGTCATTATCTGGTGGTCAAAAACAACGTGTAGCTATTGCTGGAGTACTAGCAACTAAACCACAGATAGTCATTATGGATGAATCGACTAGTATGTTGGATCCTGATGGTAGAAAGACGGTCCTTGAACTGGTTCAAAAATTACGTCAAGAACAAGACTTGACGATTATTTCTATTACGCACGATATTGAAGAGACTGAATTGTCGCAACGAATCGTAGTTATTAACGACGGAAAAATCGTTCAAGAAGGAACACCAGCATCTATTTATGATATTGGACCTGATTTGACTAAATTTGGACTTGAGGAGCCTTTTTCAAGTCAATTAGTACAAACACTAAGGGATAGTGTAAAATTGCCTGAAGGGTATTTAAGCGAAGAGGAGTTGAAGGAGCAATTATGGAAATTACATTCGAACATGTAA
- the rplQ gene encoding 50S ribosomal protein L17 — protein MGYRKLGRNSSQRKAMLRDLTTDLIINEHIVTTETRAKEISRTTEKMITLGKRGDLHARRQAAAYVRNEVANITEDDDAVIVQSALQKLFSDIAPRYKERNGGYTRILKTTPRRGDAAPMVVIELV, from the coding sequence ATGGGCTACCGTAAATTAGGACGTAACAGTTCACAAAGAAAAGCTATGTTACGCGATTTAACTACTGATTTAATCATTAATGAACATATTGTTACTACTGAAACACGTGCTAAAGAAATCAGTCGTACAACAGAAAAAATGATAACCTTAGGTAAACGCGGTGATTTGCACGCTCGTCGTCAAGCTGCTGCTTATGTTAGAAACGAAGTTGCTAACATTACAGAAGATGATGATGCAGTTATTGTACAATCAGCTCTTCAAAAACTTTTCAGTGATATTGCACCTCGTTACAAAGAACGTAATGGTGGATACACACGTATCTTGAAGACAACTCCACGCCGTGGAGATGCTGCACCAATGGTTGTTATTGAATTAGTTTAA
- a CDS encoding DNA-directed RNA polymerase subunit alpha, translating to MIEFEKPAITSVEESSSYGKYIIEPLERGYGTTLGNSLRRVLLASLPGTAVSDIQIDGVLHEFSAIDGVIEDVTQIVLNVKKLKLKSYAEDSLKAEVDIVGPATVTAKDIKADDDLEILDPEQFICTVAEGGHFHMQMTIKNGRGYTPAEQNKTDETPIGVLPVDSIFTPVEKVNYQVENTRVGKRNDFDKLTIDIWTNGSIGPREAISLSAKILTEHLNSFVNLTEEAKSADMMIEKEETQKEKKLEMTIEELDLSVRSYNCLKRAGINTVQELTEKSEADMMRVRNLGRKSLVEVKEKLADLGLSLKQED from the coding sequence ATGATCGAATTTGAAAAGCCAGCTATTACTTCTGTTGAAGAAAGCAGTAGTTATGGTAAATATATTATTGAACCGCTTGAAAGAGGTTATGGTACAACTTTAGGTAATTCATTACGTAGAGTATTGTTAGCATCACTTCCTGGTACAGCGGTATCTGATATTCAAATAGATGGTGTATTGCATGAATTCTCAGCTATTGATGGCGTAATTGAAGACGTTACACAAATCGTGCTTAACGTGAAGAAATTAAAGCTTAAATCTTATGCTGAAGACAGTCTAAAAGCTGAAGTCGACATTGTTGGTCCAGCTACTGTTACAGCTAAAGATATCAAGGCTGACGATGACTTGGAAATCCTCGATCCAGAACAATTTATTTGTACTGTTGCTGAGGGTGGACACTTCCACATGCAAATGACAATTAAAAATGGTCGTGGATATACTCCTGCAGAACAAAATAAGACGGACGAAACACCTATTGGTGTTCTTCCAGTTGACTCTATTTTTACACCTGTAGAAAAAGTTAACTATCAAGTTGAAAACACTCGTGTGGGTAAGAGAAACGACTTCGACAAATTAACAATCGATATCTGGACAAATGGTTCAATTGGACCACGCGAAGCTATTAGTTTGTCAGCTAAGATCCTTACGGAACATCTAAACAGTTTTGTAAATCTTACTGAAGAAGCTAAGAGTGCTGACATGATGATCGAAAAAGAGGAAACTCAAAAAGAGAAGAAACTTGAAATGACTATTGAAGAACTTGACTTGTCAGTTCGTTCATATAATTGTTTGAAGCGTGCCGGTATTAATACTGTGCAAGAGCTTACTGAAAAATCCGAAGCAGATATGATGCGTGTCCGTAATCTTGGACGCAAGTCACTTGTTGAGGTTAAAGAAAAGCTTGCTGATCTTGGATTGTCATTGAAGCAAGAAGACTAA
- the rpsK gene encoding 30S ribosomal protein S11 yields MAQNKGRKRRTKKHIEAGVAHIHSTFNNTLVMITDVNGNAVSWSSAGALGFKGSRKSTPFAAQMAGEAAAKESMEHGMKTVEVAVKGPGSGREAAIRSLQATGLEITAIRDVTPVPHNGSRPPKRRRV; encoded by the coding sequence ATGGCACAAAATAAAGGTCGTAAACGCCGTACTAAAAAGCATATTGAAGCTGGCGTGGCACATATCCACTCAACTTTCAATAACACACTTGTTATGATCACTGATGTTAACGGTAATGCCGTTTCATGGTCATCAGCTGGTGCATTAGGATTCAAGGGTAGTCGTAAATCAACACCATTTGCTGCACAAATGGCTGGAGAAGCTGCTGCTAAGGAATCAATGGAACATGGTATGAAAACAGTCGAAGTAGCTGTTAAGGGACCAGGCTCTGGTCGTGAAGCTGCAATCCGTTCACTACAAGCTACTGGTTTGGAAATTACTGCTATTCGTGATGTTACACCAGTTCCTCACAATGGTTCTCGTCCTCCAAAGCGTCGTCGTGTATAG
- the rpsM gene encoding 30S ribosomal protein S13: MARIAGVDLPRDKRIVIALTYIFGIGNTTAQKVLKDAGVSEDIRTRDLTPDQEDKIRAEVDKVRVEGDLRREVSMNIKRLQEIGSYRGMRHRRGLPVRGQNTKNNARTRKGKKTTIAGKKK, from the coding sequence ATGGCTCGTATAGCAGGTGTAGATTTACCTCGTGATAAGAGAATCGTTATTGCCCTAACATACATTTTTGGTATCGGTAATACAACAGCTCAAAAAGTGCTTAAAGATGCCGGCGTATCAGAAGACATCCGTACTAGAGACTTAACTCCTGATCAAGAAGATAAGATTCGTGCAGAAGTTGATAAGGTACGTGTCGAAGGTGACTTACGTCGTGAAGTAAGCATGAATATCAAGAGACTACAAGAAATTGGCTCATATCGTGGTATGAGACATCGTCGTGGTTTGCCAGTAAGAGGACAAAACACAAAGAATAACGCAAGAACTCGTAAGGGTAAGAAGACTACCATTGCAGGTAAGAAGAAGTAA
- the rpmJ gene encoding 50S ribosomal protein L36, with amino-acid sequence MKVRPSVKPMCEHCKVIKRRGRVMVICSADPKHKQRQG; translated from the coding sequence ATGAAAGTAAGACCATCCGTTAAACCTATGTGCGAACACTGTAAAGTAATCAAAAGACGCGGTCGCGTCATGGTGATTTGCTCTGCAGATCCAAAGCACAAACAAAGACAAGGATAA
- the infA gene encoding translation initiation factor IF-1, translated as MAKEDVIEVEGTISETLPNAMFKVKLENGATVLAHVSGKIRMHYIRILPGDKVTVELSPYDLTKGRITYRYR; from the coding sequence TTGGCAAAAGAAGATGTCATTGAAGTAGAAGGTACAATTTCAGAAACATTGCCTAATGCGATGTTTAAGGTAAAGCTTGAAAATGGAGCTACAGTTCTAGCCCATGTGTCAGGTAAAATCCGTATGCACTATATTAGAATTTTACCCGGTGACAAGGTTACCGTGGAATTATCCCCTTATGATTTAACCAAGGGAAGAATTACATATAGATATAGATAA